Below is a genomic region from Rhodococcus sp. WMMA185.
ATGCGTCCCCGCACCCTTGGTGAGGTGGTCGGGCAGAAGCATCTGCTGGGGCCGGGTGCGCCGCTGCGACGCCTCGTGGAGGGGTCCGGTGCGGCTTCAGTCCTGCTGTACGGTCCGCCAGGGACCGGAAAAACCACCCTGGCATCCCTGATCTCGGGTGCGACGGGCCGACGTTTCGAGGCATTGTCTGCGCTCTCCGCCGGCGTGAAGGAAGTGCGTGCGGTCATCGACCTGGCACGGCGACGATTGCTAGCAGGGGAGCAGACCGTCCTGTTCATCGACGAGGTGCATCGGTTCTCCAAGACCCAACAGGACGCACTGCTCGCCGCGGTGGAGAACCGAATCGTGTTGCTCGTCGCAGCAACCACCGAAAACCCCTCCTTCTCCGTCGTCTCGCCGCTGCTTTCCCGCTCGCTGGTGCTGCAACTACAGGCGCTGACGGCAGACGACATCGAGGCGCTTCTCGAGCGTGCCCGCACCGACGAGCGGGGTTTGGCCGGCGAAATCGAGATCGCGGACGACGCGATGGAACACCTGGTGCGCCTGGCCGCCGGTGATGCTCGGCGTGCACTTACCGCCCTGGAGGCTGCGGCAGGTGCGGCACTCGACCAGGCGGGGCTCGAGAAAGCAGGGCTCGAGGAAGAGGGGGACGGGCAGCGTCCGGTTCTGCTCGATCTCGCGACGGTCGAGGCGAGCGTCGACAAGGCTGCGGTTCGCTACGACCGCGACGGTGACCAGCATTACGACGTCATCAGCGCCTTCATCAAGTCCATCAGGGGATCGGACGTCGACGCGGCGCTGCACTATCTCGCGCGCATGTTGACCGCGGGTGAAGACCCCCGGTTCATAGCCCGGCGGCTGGTCGTTCACGCCAGTGAGGACATCGGGATGGCGGATCCGACCGCTCTGCAGACCGCCATCGCCGCCGCCCAGGCCGTGCAGTTGATCGGAATGCCGGAGGCACGCCTTGCGCTCGCGCAAGCCACCATTCACCTCGCGACCGCACCGAAGTCGGGTGCGGTCATCGCGGCGTTGGGTGCCGCGATGGCTGACGTGACGGCAGGGAAGGCAGGTCTGGTCCCGCCCCATCTGCGTGACGGTCACTACGCCGGCGCCGCGAAGCTGGGCAACGCAGTGGGATACCGCTATCCGCACGACCACCCCGACGGAGTGTTGCCGCAGCAGTACCCGCCGGACGAGCTCGTGGGCGTCGACTACTACCAGCCCACAACACACGGCAGCGAACGCGACATCGCTGGGCGTGTGGAGAAGCTGCGGCGCATCGTGCGCGGCTGACGCCGTTCAGCGGCCTAGCCGCTTGGACTCGGGCGTGTTTCGCGTCACAATGGTGGTGCCCCCGACGAGCACCGGCAAGCGCCCAGCGGAAACCGACCTCACCTGACAGTTAAGCTGGGGAGTGCTCGATTCGCCGTGCGCGCGGTGTGATCGGCGTCAATCACTGTCACACGCGAAGGGCAAACTAGGTGCAGACCCACGAGATCCGCAGGCGCTTCCTCGACCATTTCGTCAAGGCGGGCCATACGGAGGTGCCCAGCGCCTCGCTGATTCTCGACGATCCGAACCTGTTGTTCGTCAACGCGGGGATGGTGCAATTCGTGCCGTTCTTCCTGGGGCAGGAGACCCCGCCGTATCCGACGGCGACGAGCGTCCAAAAGTGTGTGCGCACGCTCGATATCGAGAATGTGGGCAACACCACACGCCACAACACGTTCTTTCAGATGGCCGGCAACTTCTCGTTCGGCGACTACTTCAAGCGCGACGCGATCAAGCATGCATGGTCGCTGCTGACCTCGAGTGTCGACGACGGTGGATACGGGTTCGACCCCGAACGGATCTGGGTCACCGTCTACCTCGACGACGACGAGGCCGCCGACATCTGGCGCGACGAGGTCGGTATCCCGAATGAGCGGATCCAGCGCCGTGGTGTTGCCGACAACTACTGGTCCATGGGCATTCCCGGCCCTTGCGGTCCGTGCTCGGAGATCTACTACGACCGCGGCCCCGAGTACGGCGTCGAGGGTGGCCCGGTGGCCGACGAGGATCGCTACCTGGAGATCTGGAATCTCGTGTTCATGCAGAACGAACGCGGCCTCGGCACCAGCAAGGACGACTTCGAGATCCTCGGGCCGTTGCCGAAGAAGAACATCGACACCGGCATGGGTGTCGAGCGCGTCGCCTTCCTGCTGCAGGGCGTCGACAACGTCTACGAGACCGATCTCGTCCGCCCGGTGATCGCGAAGGCGGAGGAACTGTCGGGTCGCAGGTACGGCGCCAACCACGACGACGACGTCCGTTTCCGGGTGATTGCCGACCACGCCCGAACCGCCGCGATGCTGATAGCAGACGGCGTGAATCCCGGTAATGACGGACGCGGTTACGTGCTCCGCAGACTGCTGCGGCGCATCGTGCGCTCCGCCAAGTTGCTCGGCGCGGACAAGCCCAGCATGCGTGAGTTCATCACCGTCGTCCGCGACACCATGGCACCTTCGTACCCCGTGCTGGACACCGACTTCGAGCGCATCGAGAGGGTCGCGGTCGGTGAGGAGTCGGCCTTCCTCAAGACACTGGCGTCCGGTTCCAAGCTGTTCGACGTTGCCGCGGAATCGGTCAAGGCATCCGGCAAGTCGGTGATCGGCGGCGACCAGGCGTTCGCGCTACACGACACCTACGGGTTCCCGATCGACCTGACCCTCGAGATGGCGGCCGAGGCCGGGTTGTCCGTCGACGAGGACGGTTTCCGGTCGCTGATGGCGGAGCAGCGTCAGCGCGCGAAGGACGATGCTCAGGCGCGGAAACATGCACACACCGATCTCATGGTCTACAAGGAACTCCTCGACCGCGGGCCGACCGAGTTCACCGGTTTCCACGAATTGGTTTCCGAGGCACACGTTCTCGCGCTGATCTCGAACGGTCAGCGGATCCCGGTTGTAGCGGCAGGCGAGGACGTAGAGGTGATCCTCGACCGCAGCCCGCTGTATGCGGAAGCGGGCGGCCAGATCGCGGATCTGGGAACCCTCACCGGTCCGGGGTTGCGGGTGAGGGTCAATGACGTCCAGAAGATCGCCAAGAAGCTGTGGGTCCACAAGGTGACGGTGCAGGAAGGCCAGATCGCCGAGGGGGACGTCGTTCTCGCGCAGGTCGACGCGGAGTGGCGCAAGGGCGCCACGCAGGGCCACTCAGGCACACACATGGTGCATGCTGCGTTGCGGCAGGTGCTGGGCCCCAATGCCGTTCAAGCCGGATCGCTGAACAAGCCGGGTTACCTGCGGTTCGACTTCTCCTGGCAGGGCGCGCTGTCGGAGGCGCAGAAGCAGGACATCGAGCTGGTCACCAACGAAGCGGTGGCCGCGGACTACTCGGTGAACACGTTCGTCACCGACCTCGACAAGGCGAAGGCGATGGGCGCCATGGCGTTGTTCGGCGAGAACTACGGCGACGAGGTGCGTGTCGTCGAGATCGGCGGGCCGTTCTCGTTGGAGTTGTGCGGCGGAACCCATGTGGGAAGTTCTGCGCAGATCGGCAACGTCACACTGCTCGGTGAGCAGTCCATCGGCTCGGGCGTGCGCCGCGTCGAAGCCTTCGTCGGGCTCGACTCGTACCGCTACCTCGCCAAGGAACGCGCGCTCCTCGCGGGTTTGTCGGCCTCGCTGAAGGTGCCCTCGGAGGAGGTTCCCGCCCGCGTCGAGGCGCTCGTCGACCGACTTCGGGCGGCCGAGAAGGAACTCGAACAGGTGCGGGCCCAGGCAGTTCTGGCCGCGGCCGGGACCTACGTCGACAAGGCGCAGCGCGTGGGACCTGTCCTGCTGGTCGCGGACTCCGCACCGGCCGGGGTCGGAGGCAACGACCTGCGCGGGCTGGTCGCGGATATCCGCGGCAGGTTCGGTGCGCAACCCGCGGTGGTGGTCCTGCTCGGGAACGTCGACGGCAAGGTTCCCTTCGCGGTGTCCGTCAACGGGTCCGCCCAGGAACTCGGACTCTCGGCCGGTGATCTCGTCAAGGACTTCGGACCGAAGATCGGTGGCCGGGGTGGCGGAAAGGCCGACATGGCGCAGGGTTCAGGCTCCGACACCAACGGAATCGCCGATGCTCTCGACGTGGTCCGGCAGCACGTCACAGACAAGGTGGGGAACAAGTAACGGTGAATCGCGCAGAAAAGGGGCCGGATCGACCTGGTGCCGACGACCCCGGGCGCGGCCGCCGTATCGGCATCGATGTGGGCAGCGTTCGGATCGGGGTCGCCTCGAGCGACCCCGACGGGATCCTCGCAACTCCCGTCGAGACGGTGCCACGATCCAAGGAACGCGGGGGCGATTCGCCCGACATTCGGCGGATCGCCGACATCGTGGAGGAGTACGAGGCGGTGGAGGTTGTCGTCGGCCTGCCCCAGACCCTTCGGGGTGAGCAGGGGAAGGCTGCCTCGATCGCTACCTTGTTCGCGAAGCGTTTGCAGAGGACAGTGGATCCGATACCGGTGCGGATGGCGGACGAACGTCTGTCGACCGTCACTGCTGCACGAGCGCTTCGAGAGAGCGGTGTCAGCGCGAAGGGCCAGCGCCCTGTGATCGATCAGGTGGCTGCGGTGGCAATTTTGCAGGGATGGCTGGACGAGCGGAGCACGTCGATGAAGGAAACCGACGGGGAGAGCCCGTCGATCGATGCAACAGAATCGGGTCGAGACGTGCAGCTGCCGGAGGCCGATCAGTGAGCAATCATCGGCGACCTTCGGGCGAGCGACCAGACCACCGATACCACTCGAACAAGCCCCGCCGGCACCGCTACCTCGACGAGGACGACGATCCGGTTAGTCACCAACCACAATCAGACGACATCACGACTGGCCGACACGGCTCGGTGAACGACGGCTGGGACCATCGAGATGTCGGTTACCGCGCGGGGTACGAATTCGAATACGGTCCGTCTCCCACCGGTTACGGCCGGCACGAATACGACGAATACCCGGACTACGACGACTCCCCGTACGAGAGCGGTTCCCATCCTGGCGGGCGGTACGACCGTCCCGGGTCCGCGTTCGCCGAGGCCGAGACCCAGGTCATCAGGGTGATTCCGCCAACCCGCGCGCAAGCTCGGCTGCAGGCCCGACGGCGCAAGCAGGCCCGGGGTCGGGCTCGTCGCGGCAAGATCGTCGGAGTGATGGCGGTCGCGGTCGTCCTGATCGTGCTGGGCGGACTGGTGTTCGTGGGTGGCAGGGTATTCCTCGGTGGCAGCGCACCGGCAGACTACGCCGGGCCAGGTGGTCCCGAAGTCGTCGTGGAGGTGCATCCGGGAGATACCGCGGAACAGATCGGGTCCGCGCTCACGGCTCAGGACGTCGTGGCGAGCGGTGCGGCCTTCTACAACGCGGCGCTTCAGAACGAGGCCATTACCTCGCTGCAGCCCGGGTTCTACAGTCTGTCGACCCAGATCCCTGCTGCCGAGGCGGTGAACGACCTGATCGATCCCGCATCCCGCGTCGGCCAGATGATCATCTCCGAGGGCAGACAACTCCACGACACCACCGACGTGCAGACCGGCGCGACGAAGCACGGGATCTACTCGCTCATCTCCGAGGCCAGTTGCCTCGGCGATGGCGACCAACGGACGTGTATCAGCTACGACGACCTCAACGCTGCCGGCGCCGGAGACTTGACCGCGCTCGGTGTGCCGGACTGGGCGCGGGCCTCGGTGGCAAGCGTTCCGGACCGTGATCGGCAGCTCGAGGGGCTGATCGCGGCGGGAACCTGGAACTTCAACCCGACCTGGAGCCCGACCGCCATTCTCGAGCACCTGGTCAGCCAGAGCGCCGCCAGCTACGAAGCGACCGGAATCCTCACCGACGGGATTCAGGCCGGTCTATCGCCCTACGAGATGCTGATCTCTGCGTCACTGGTGGAACGCGAGTCGTTGCCCGCGGATTTCTCGAAAGTGGCTCGCGTGATCTTGAACCGCCTCGCGGTGAACCAACCTCTACAGTTCGACTCGACGGTCAACTACGAGCTCGACACCACCGAACTGGCCACCACGGACGCCGACCGTGCTCGGGTGACGCCCTGGAACACGTACGCGAGCCCCGGTTTGCCGGCCACTCCGATCTCGTCACCGAGCATTGCCGCGCTCGAGGCCGTCGAACAACCGGCGCCGGGTGACTGGATCTATTTCGTGACGGTCGATTCGCAAGGGACCACGTTGTTCACGAGGAGCTACGAGGAGCACTTGGCCAACATCGACGAGGCCCTGCGCAATGGGATCCTGGCCAGTGGGCGATGAACACGTGACCGCGCGAAAGGCCGCCGTGCTGGGCAGACCGATCGCACATTCGCGCTCGCCGCAACTGCATCTTGCGGCCTACCGGGCGCTTGGCCTGACCGAGTGGACGTACGACCGCATCGAATGTGGTGCAGACGAGCTACCGGGTCTGGTGTCCGCGCTCGGGCCGGAATGGGTCGGCCTGTCCGTCACGATGCCGGGGAAGATCGCGGCGCTGAACTTCGCGACCGAGCGCACCGACCGGGCCGTGGCGATCGGGTCGGCGAACACGCTCGTCCGCATCGAAGACGGCTGGCGTGCCGACTGCACCGACGTGGACGGTGTCAGCGGTGCACTGATCGCGGGTGGCCT
It encodes:
- a CDS encoding replication-associated recombination protein A, whose protein sequence is MSDLFGSDVGGDESVGLFETMGREEASAPQPVPSPTSVNSHAPLAVRMRPRTLGEVVGQKHLLGPGAPLRRLVEGSGAASVLLYGPPGTGKTTLASLISGATGRRFEALSALSAGVKEVRAVIDLARRRLLAGEQTVLFIDEVHRFSKTQQDALLAAVENRIVLLVAATTENPSFSVVSPLLSRSLVLQLQALTADDIEALLERARTDERGLAGEIEIADDAMEHLVRLAAGDARRALTALEAAAGAALDQAGLEKAGLEEEGDGQRPVLLDLATVEASVDKAAVRYDRDGDQHYDVISAFIKSIRGSDVDAALHYLARMLTAGEDPRFIARRLVVHASEDIGMADPTALQTAIAAAQAVQLIGMPEARLALAQATIHLATAPKSGAVIAALGAAMADVTAGKAGLVPPHLRDGHYAGAAKLGNAVGYRYPHDHPDGVLPQQYPPDELVGVDYYQPTTHGSERDIAGRVEKLRRIVRG
- the alaS gene encoding alanine--tRNA ligase: MQTHEIRRRFLDHFVKAGHTEVPSASLILDDPNLLFVNAGMVQFVPFFLGQETPPYPTATSVQKCVRTLDIENVGNTTRHNTFFQMAGNFSFGDYFKRDAIKHAWSLLTSSVDDGGYGFDPERIWVTVYLDDDEAADIWRDEVGIPNERIQRRGVADNYWSMGIPGPCGPCSEIYYDRGPEYGVEGGPVADEDRYLEIWNLVFMQNERGLGTSKDDFEILGPLPKKNIDTGMGVERVAFLLQGVDNVYETDLVRPVIAKAEELSGRRYGANHDDDVRFRVIADHARTAAMLIADGVNPGNDGRGYVLRRLLRRIVRSAKLLGADKPSMREFITVVRDTMAPSYPVLDTDFERIERVAVGEESAFLKTLASGSKLFDVAAESVKASGKSVIGGDQAFALHDTYGFPIDLTLEMAAEAGLSVDEDGFRSLMAEQRQRAKDDAQARKHAHTDLMVYKELLDRGPTEFTGFHELVSEAHVLALISNGQRIPVVAAGEDVEVILDRSPLYAEAGGQIADLGTLTGPGLRVRVNDVQKIAKKLWVHKVTVQEGQIAEGDVVLAQVDAEWRKGATQGHSGTHMVHAALRQVLGPNAVQAGSLNKPGYLRFDFSWQGALSEAQKQDIELVTNEAVAADYSVNTFVTDLDKAKAMGAMALFGENYGDEVRVVEIGGPFSLELCGGTHVGSSAQIGNVTLLGEQSIGSGVRRVEAFVGLDSYRYLAKERALLAGLSASLKVPSEEVPARVEALVDRLRAAEKELEQVRAQAVLAAAGTYVDKAQRVGPVLLVADSAPAGVGGNDLRGLVADIRGRFGAQPAVVVLLGNVDGKVPFAVSVNGSAQELGLSAGDLVKDFGPKIGGRGGGKADMAQGSGSDTNGIADALDVVRQHVTDKVGNK
- the ruvX gene encoding Holliday junction resolvase RuvX gives rise to the protein MNRAEKGPDRPGADDPGRGRRIGIDVGSVRIGVASSDPDGILATPVETVPRSKERGGDSPDIRRIADIVEEYEAVEVVVGLPQTLRGEQGKAASIATLFAKRLQRTVDPIPVRMADERLSTVTAARALRESGVSAKGQRPVIDQVAAVAILQGWLDERSTSMKETDGESPSIDATESGRDVQLPEADQ
- a CDS encoding endolytic transglycosylase MltG; the encoded protein is MSNHRRPSGERPDHRYHSNKPRRHRYLDEDDDPVSHQPQSDDITTGRHGSVNDGWDHRDVGYRAGYEFEYGPSPTGYGRHEYDEYPDYDDSPYESGSHPGGRYDRPGSAFAEAETQVIRVIPPTRAQARLQARRRKQARGRARRGKIVGVMAVAVVLIVLGGLVFVGGRVFLGGSAPADYAGPGGPEVVVEVHPGDTAEQIGSALTAQDVVASGAAFYNAALQNEAITSLQPGFYSLSTQIPAAEAVNDLIDPASRVGQMIISEGRQLHDTTDVQTGATKHGIYSLISEASCLGDGDQRTCISYDDLNAAGAGDLTALGVPDWARASVASVPDRDRQLEGLIAAGTWNFNPTWSPTAILEHLVSQSAASYEATGILTDGIQAGLSPYEMLISASLVERESLPADFSKVARVILNRLAVNQPLQFDSTVNYELDTTELATTDADRARVTPWNTYASPGLPATPISSPSIAALEAVEQPAPGDWIYFVTVDSQGTTLFTRSYEEHLANIDEALRNGILASGR